The following DNA comes from Hoplias malabaricus isolate fHopMal1 unplaced genomic scaffold, fHopMal1.hap1 scaffold_446, whole genome shotgun sequence.
CATCAAcaactcagctcagctcagtcAGCTCGCACATCTCcaaaagagctgtgtgtgattcacCCGCTCACATCTGAAACAACCACATCAACaaccacaacacaacaacaactgCTTACAACTTAGAGCCACAGCCAAGATTTGATGTAGAACAATCTGGAGCTGTTTCACACAGGACTACATTTATCTGTGAAAGACATTCAGACTTGTTTATAACTCATTTATTACACATCATACGTGATTCTTCAGAAGGTGAATCCTTGTTTCTGCTCGAGCTGATGGATCCGTTCTGTCCAAACAGCTACAGTTTTCTGATAAACTTTAAATGGAGAGGAGTTCAGTTTGACCTCTGCTTCATCACAAATAGTTTTATCAGCTCAAGCTCGGcttcactctcagaaaaaatggtacacacactctatcagattctttaaaggtacagcagtggtgttagagtccagttgtgttccctaaaggttcattacattctcttctccagaaggagagggggatctctgtaatctttcattatacaactgtggagaataaaagaacacaataaaagtcctgcagCTGAAACGGGGTGtgatcaacacaactttaaaatctacagctacaatagaatatggtacagttctgttcctaattaaagatacacagtgtgttctcttgagggctccaccacagagacagtttttctgacagtgaacAAACCACAGGGAAATAGATGAAGTCTAATAAACTACTGACTACAACACAACACTGTATTTCAACATTTGTAGCAGATCTCAGTGAAAATATTAGGAAAATagtattaaaacatatttaagatAAATCTATAATTATTAAGTAATGCAGAATCCATGCTGCTCTTTTATTTAGAGTTTTCAGCCACAGAGCTGTTACATTCAGCAgtgaattaatgttaaataataattaataagttcacatttgtaaaatctcaaaTGTAGTCAACAGAAGCTCTCCTCACACTTTCTTTGatcatttctgttcattttctgaATCAAGGCAAAGATAAATAACACATGTTTAAAAGTAACACTGAGTTTACACCAACATTCAACAAGCAGTTAATTTTCACCCAAGAATGCAGTCAGAGTTCAGGACTGACAtcaggagagacacagaggacaCAGCCATAGAAAATACTAATAatattaatcataataataaacccATAAACATACACCTCCTACACGTTCTGTCCAGTTCACTGCAGTAAAAGTGGACACTGTTTCCATGAAGAACACCTCAGAGTTACTGTAGAACTCACCTGAATTCACCTGCAGCAAACAGTAgagtagatacacacacagcaacatctTCAACACCAGACTGATTCACTGATACAGAGAAGGGTAGAGACTGTTTTTAACTCTCCGGCTCATTCACCACATCCTGAGAAAacttctctttctcattctctcgtTCTCGATCTGTCGCCCGTGTCCACTCTGAGACTGAGGGAGCTGTGAGTGCTGTATTTAACTCCGGCTCATTCACCACATCAGGGAACACacttctgcttctctctctgctgacgctctttaaaatgttgtttggagctcaacacacttggaggagagcactattCCTTTATTGGAACTTCTTATGTCACACTAGTGATGGGTGTAACGAGGGCCGCCctattcacacagagagagaaacacagagagagagtgtttatcTAAGTCTGTTAGATCTTAcaggagtgagtgagggagaggacTTTGGATGGAAGCTGATGAGGGACAATAGGAGACAGGTGTGTGAGACTGAACCGGTGCTGGGACCGTGGGTAATATTCAGGGGAGAGGACCTCTGGTGGACAGGCTGAGAGCTGCACCTGACAGGTTTTTCTGTGTCTGTAGGGGGCAGTATTCGCTGTAGAGAGTGTACTATATAATCTGAGTAACGTACTCACTGTAAACTATATCATGGTTTTAGAGGATTTCATACAACACTTAGATAAAtaattgtaatgtatttttattaaaggCTTGTGTTTAAAGGTGATATTAAAGAATGCTGCAGTACTCACTTGTTTTTAAACTCCAGTCGGTCTGAGTCTGGACTGACTGTGAAGGACAGAGAATATTAAAGAGAGCTAGGAGTACAGACTTTAAGCTCTTTTACCTCCTCAACTCAGTCTCAGTCCAGCTCTACAAACCCAGACCTGGGTGTAACTGTAGTCACCTGCTCAAATCTGAAAGGATTATGGTTAACCCTCCTGTTGCCGGTGAAATTGACccgttttaaagtttgaagatCTAGGAAAAATAGTTACAATTATTTTTTCAGTATGAAACTTCTTCTGCTTGCCTTAAATAGTGTAATCAACATATACTATGAAAATGTTTCCACATATTTGAAACCACCCCCTGCATGTTTATATCACATAGATATTGAGTCAAACTAGAGGTAAAAGTGTGTCAGAAATGTCAgagtatttctttgtttgcaaTTGTGAGACATGTTTCACCCCaatcccagacacacacacacacacacacacacacacacacaggtgcagatgttatgacttttgacaTGAACTATATATGTTCTCGCAGGAAAACTCCACCCACATTCAGTGGACAATCAACAGGGGAGGGGCAAAACATAAAAGATTCTCTGCATGGGAGTCATACCAACATTACACTGTGTCAGGCAGACCTTTACAAAATGAGCAGCCGAAGCAAAAGGATGACAGTCCAGGAGGCTCTGGAAGTCATCATTGATCATGACAGTGAAATAGAGGAGGATGTGTCTGAAGATCTTGAGCTAAATTCTGATTCTCATGATTCTGATATTGGGGCGGGActgtgatgcagcaggtagtgtctctgtcacagctccagggacttggaggttgtttgttcgagtcctgctccaggtgactgtctgtgaggagtgtggtatgttctccctgtgtctgcatggatttccactgggtgactgtttgtgacgagtgtggtgtgttctccctgtgtccacgtgggtttcttccgggtgatctggcttcctcccacagtccaaaaacacattagtaggtggattggtgactcaagtgtccataggtgtgagtgtgagagtgtgtgtgtcgcccggtgaaggactggtgcccccttcagggtgtgttcccaccttgtgcccagtgattccgggtaggctccgggcccaccgcgatcctgaactagataagtggttacagacaatgaatgaatgacaaaccCTCTGGTgtttctggttttctcccacagtccaaaaacatggagtttAGGTGAAATGGCTTCTCTAATAcctgtcctggtgtgagtgaatgagtgtgtatgagaaagaatgtctgtatgtgtgagtgaatgtgaatgtgccCAGAGATGTATTgacactctgtcctgggtgaaaccctagtgcccgatgcagtcctccaggtggacggtcgttcctggtcgagagtacgctgcacatttggctgccgcttctcaccagtgtgtgtgtagattgaatgttgagtgttgattgtaaagcatccttgggtttctagaaaggtgctatataagtgtaatgttaaataaaacacatttagatgcaTATTTGGGGCTCCTCATCCTGGCTGGGGTCTATAAGTCAAAGGATGAATCGACAGCCACGCTTTCAAAAGTAACAAATGGTGAAACACTAAAaaaaagttgtattttttaatgtcaaATGAGTGAATTATCCTAATTGAACCATTACCTGTTAGAGGTAAGGAACACCACTGCACTAAATATTGATTGAATAGTTAgtaatgaaatattcacactgctTGTTAGGATTTTTTGGGTTTCAGAGATCttttgaataattaaaaatgcaCCGGGTCAAACTGACCTGAGAACACCATTGATGTTCCTGTTAGGGacgaggggtgcggactgacggatgCGGATgcacacgctaataacacagactttatttaacaggaaacaaacaaaacaaacattaacgAGCTAGAGGGCAAACACTAAGCGGGGAAAGAACAAGACTAAGAACGAGAATCGGGAACAAACAGTACGAAGAGCAATACAATACAAAGAACAACTGAATGAAACATTACCAGGAACAaatgaacgacaccaggaagtgagggaagggggcctaaatacaacaacaaacgagaaacacctgaaacggataatgAGGGtaaagacaaggaggcggaacaaaggcggggcatgaacgacaacaaaacaaagccatgtgctgagatagagaaaacagacatgacgggacgagggcgtgacagttcCTAACAAATGAACATGACATTTATTATTAACTtctatattattaatttatggtGAACGCTGACTGTGAGACTGAATAAAAACAACTGTCTGATGTAAATGATTCGGTGCTGCCTCACACTACAGATGATAACACTTCAACTCCTCACTGAATCACACACAATAATCCTCTACAGGGGACACACTGGAATGTGACGTCTCTCTGTACGTTTCCATTCATTTGCTGAGTGAAAGGAATTGTTAATAAATtggtaaatcatttaaaaatgtgacccCGTGTGTCAGGGATTCAGACGTGGAGACAGAATTAAACACAAAAagcattttaataaacaaagatTTGCAACTATAAAACACACAGGAGTAAGAAACTACAACAAAGTTTGagacacagagcacagagagaaatgtaaataaacccagacacaataaaatgaagaaaatcaGAAACAGAACTTAAAAAGGGACTATGACAGaagctaaaataaaaaagactagacagatttggtttggtttggtttggttatTGGCTCGTgtccttatttattttctctgttcaTTGTTTAGTCATTTGCTTTACTAGCCTTTGTTGGTAGCATTTAAGTTTTCTAATCCTGTGTTTAGCCTTTTAGCTTTCTTGTTTAGCTTTTATCCTCCCTGCCTAGCCTTTAGCATACCTACCTGTTTAGCCCCTAGCCACTTTTGCATCTGGgcaacttttattttgtaagaaCCTTATATCACAAGCCTTTACACAACTGTGATGATGAGTTTGGTAACATTTGTCCAATGTCACATGTACTCTTtttgattctttttttaaaacacgTAAAcagacaattaaataaatattaacataacATTTTACCTTTGCACCCTTGCTATCTGTCctaggtgttccttgtctgtggtgtgtgtgtgtgtgtgtgtgtgtgtgtgttcgtgttccTGTTCCTCATTCGCTCGTCTGTTTGTCTTGTTGGTTCCTCATTCTCATCCCTATCAAGTTGGTTTGTGTTTCTCTGGCCTGTTTCCCTTTTCCTAGgtatgtctgtctgtttccttttttttctttgctgtgtgtGCTTGGTTTGGCTATTTCTCTGtctggtctgttagtgtttcctttcctgtgctttgtgtacttGTGGTTTCTGTCTCTAGTCTATTAGCTCTCTAGTCTGCTTGTCCCATTTGCCCTCTTTAGCTCTCTTTGTCTAAGTATGCTGTTGTGTGattcaagtctgtctgtctgtccttgttttgttatcttttgtataaataaaagtattttgtgTTATAGTGATCCTGCCAGAATGTCCAACCAAACAAAGGATGCAGCTAACATGGACTGTTTTTTCAAGGAGACTTTCAATAAGGTACAGGAATCACTAGCTGTAAAGGTGTGTGATCAAGTCCTTTGCAGTCCTTTATGGGAGTTCCCCCTGAATTTGAGGGGAGTTCAAACTTTGAGGGTTTCCTACTTACACAATACAGACTGTATTTTAACTACTTGACTGTTCCTGCTCCACATGACTTTGTTAAAATCATGTTTATGAGATCCCTACTCAAAGCGGAGGCATTGCAGTGGGCAGATCAAGTGCTGGGACAAAAAGCCCTGCATCTTATTGTGGAGACCTTTAGTGAACACTTGAGAGCAAGATTCTTCTAGGAACCAGAACCCCAGTGTCTCTGCAGGGTCTCCTGTTATCGTGAAGGCGGCCAACCAggccactcctgttcctgtgaaggcggccaaccaggccgctcctgttcccgtgaaggcggcgaaccccgccgctcctgtccctgtgaaggcggcacccgccactcctgtccctgtgaaggggGCATCAGCCTCTCCTGTCCCTATGAAGACGGCATCAGCCACTCCTATTTCTGTGAAGGTGGCGAACCCAGCCACTCCAGTCCCTGTGAAGGTGGCATCTGCCGATCCAGTCCCTGTGAAggtggcacccgccgctcctgttctCGAGATGGCGGCatctgccgctcctgtccctgtgaaggcggcatccGCCGCTCCTGTTTCAGAGAAGGCGGCATCCGCCTCTCCGGTTCCTGCGAAGGCGGCGACCTATGCTGCTCCAGTTCCTGCAAAGGCAGCGACCTCCGCCACTCCGGTTCCTGTGTCAGCGGCGACCTGCGCCGCTCTGGTTCCTGTGTACACGACGACCTCCGCCACTCCGGTTCCTGTGTCAGCAGCGACCTCCGCCACTCCGGTTCCTGTGTCAGCGGCGACCTCCACCGCTTCAGTTCCTGAGTTAGCAGCTTCCTCATCCACTCATGTTCCTGTGCTGGTGGCATCCCCTGCCACTTTtgttcctgtgactgtggcttcgtCCACTTctgcacctgtgactgtggccccagCCACTTCAGTTCATGCCCCTAggtcggccccaaggacttcggggcagATCCCTAGAACTGTACCCAGTATGGCCCCTCAGatttttgccagtcctgggcactccCCTGTTGTCTTGGctcctctgtctgtccctgttctagtccctgtctctgtccacatccctgtacctgtgtctgcttttgtctctgtcccagtacTTGTCACcttgtttgtgtcagtccctgtaaatgtcctagttcctgttcccctgccaagttctgtccagtccccatttctgtccagtgtcttgtctcctgtctcttctcccgtccagtcccagtacccagcctcagtcctgtcacctgtcctgtctccattccagtccccagtCTCTAATTATGTCCAGTGCCCAGTCTTGTCTCAGTTCCCGTCCAGTGTGCAACCCCAATCTCATGTCAAGTCCTGTGACACCACTCCCATCCTGTCTAGTCCTCTCCAGTCCGTTCCAGTCCGAAGTCCCATCTCCTGTTCCCTTTTATCagtcacctgtccagtctcttgttcagtcccctgtctgcTCTCCAGTTTTGTCTCCTGTTTTGTCTCCTTTTatcagtctcctgtcctgtcccgagTCCAGTCTTCTGTTTCCGGTCATGTcaccagctcctgtgtctgttccggTCTTGTCCTGTTGTTCTATTGTCTTGTTCTGCcttgttttccgtgctctcTCGTGTGCCAGCTTCTGGGGGGTGTAGGTGTACGTGCCCCGTGAGTTGTACGtttaggagggggcatctgtcatgcccttgtcctgtcatgtgctcttgcacatggctctgtttgttattatttatgtcTCCAccttagtcccgcctttgtttcTCGTCCTTatcagtgtctcatttgtaatcctgccctctcgttatcttTCCCAggtgttcttgtctgtggtgtgcatttaagttcccttgtctctctgtgtgtttgttggacatTACTCATTGGCTCatctctctctggtctgtttgtcttgtcGGTTCCTCATTCTTATCCCTATCAAGTCAGTTTGtgtctctctggtctgtttccCTTTGCCTAGgtatgtctgtctgtttccttcttttctttgcTGCGTGTGCTCAGTTTGTCTATTTCTCTGtctggtctgttagtgtttcctttcctgtgctttgtgtacgtgTGAGACGTGTTTCTGTCTCTAGTCTATTAGCTCTCTAGTCTGCTTGTCCCATTTGCCCTCTTTAGCTCTCTTTGTCTAAGTATGCTGTTGTGTgatccaagtctgtctgtctgtccttgttttgttatcttttgtataaataaatgtattttgtgttaTAGTGAGTGCGTCCGTCTCTGTCAGTCCGGCCCACgatcctgacacacacacacatcacccaatgaatattaaatataaaattaccaAAATGAGCTTTATTTGTAAAGTGATTTACACAATTCAAATGCAACACAAAGTACTTCACAGAGGAATAAAACACTAtcagaaaagcaacaaaaaacattgttaaaaaaagtgtaaaactaGAGACAGGAAACAAAATAATCCACAATAAAGAAATGActaaaattaataaagaatCAATCATAGTCGTGAAAAGAATGTAtagaagtaaacacacacaaatcacagtAAGTTTGGCCTTCACGTGAGTCTAATGCTGAGGGTTCAGTTTCTTCATTCAGGAGAGAGCCCACATTTGTCTTTATCTACAGAGAGTTCACAGAGCACActtcacatttcatttcacatcaaaatgCTGAGACCTGGTGTCTTCACCAGAACAAACCACCCCTGAGATAAACAGCACTGTCATTAAAATCCAGCTCCACTCTCCCTTCAGATCTGAACAAATCCACAGCTCTGTGTCCATTCCTCCACTGGGAGATAACGACTCTACACTAtgggtcagtagtgtgtggcATGATCAGGGAAAACTAGAAAAGAAAATAGACGCAAGAGAAAAACATTGATCAGGACAATAACAGAAACTGCTGCCGTTGTTGTGCCGGGTTtgtgtgagaaacagaaacacacttcCACCTCAACTACAAACTCGTAAAAACAACTTTACACTGAACTTAGGACATGAAGAAGCAGATGTCTTTCACAGTCTACTATCCATAGTACTGTAAAGGGAAATCTTAATCTGTGTAGGGCACAATGTAGCACACAGTGCACAAGGTACTACCACCCTGTGTATCACAGTAgcacattgtacattgtactgtATCACTGTTTACAGAGTGACTTTAACTGTATATTTATACTCTGCCACTCTTTGGACATTTTGAGACAGTCCTTGGACATGACACACATTCTGTACGTCACCTGTGTAATATTTATGTGACTTCCTTATTCCTTGCAAAGACACTTATATTCTGGCAGGGCTCTGCAAACCTTTCATATGAAACCTAACATCATCTTTATGTTGTACGTTATTGTCACGCCTTCCTCTGAACCCACTGTGTATCCTGATCTCAAACTACCCAGAATCCCTCTTACTATCACATGACCCTTCTATCCACCTGTCACATGTTCATAGAGTtgttatatgtaaataatactaatgataataataatacttcttcatttatttgatattttagttAAAAATATCTTTTTCCCCCTATTTTACTAAAAGTTACTGAAAGATACTTTATttatgtcacgccctcgtcctgtcatgtctgttttccccgtcATGTGCttgttctcagcacatggctctttgttgttgccctagtcccgcctttgttccgcctcctcgtctgtgtctcatgttaccctgccccctcgttacctgtccaggtgtatcttgtctgtgtcttgtatttaagtttccttgtgtctctcctgttggtcggacatttcaccttgACTGTGTCTTGTACCCCGTTGTTTCTTAAGTAGTATCGCTCCCGTCAGTTTGTCTGTTCCTCGTTTTGTCTCGTTCATGTCTCGCTTCGTTTCCTGTCATTGTCTGTTTCCCTGTCGTCATTTAGTCTCATGTCTGTTTGTTTCTACTTTCCCTCGTTTTGGTTTTTGCCCCAGTCCtagtctgttttgttattccttTTTGTAGataaagtttatctgtgttttagtgtgtgcgtccgcctccgtcagtccgctccgtgatccctgacaatttacttatttatttatttattgctcgTTTGATCTCGTTTTGATCTTACTATTCTGCTTTAATATGTGACTTTCTGAGTTATATTTAGTGCCCAATGAAACTGTTATGATTTTATAGATTTCACTGAATACAGTTTTGCCCACTTTCAGATTACAGCAGTCTGGCGTGGCTTGGCAAACCTTGCATTTGAACCTGAACTCTTCATCTTCGTGTTGTACATTTCCCAGACACACATTATCATGAGGAAATTACAGAAACGTTACCCTTTGTTTTGTAcaaagtgtgtaaatgtaaaggTACCTGGTCTTGTGTTGATTTACAGGTTCCTTGGTAAATTACACTTGTGAATGTTGTCCAATCCTGAAGAAGGTAAAACGTAAGAACACGTTACTGAACACAGACACGTTATTTTCCTGCTGCTGGTGGAAGTGTTATTTAGAGTAAATCTTTTTTACCGTGTCCTTTGGTCTCCATTTAGTTTCTTCTtcacttctcttttttcttcctgTAGAGTTTGAATGTAACCTCAtttatattcactcacacacactctgttctttACACAAACAAAATGAACTGTGTAATAAACATGAACATAACATTGTCCTTCTGCATCCGATTTGAAAACTGTCCCCAAGGTTTTATTTATCACAGAACTGTCTCTTGACTAAAGATAAAAGACCACTTTCAGACATTCAatgaacatttttcttgcatcaTCCATATAGTTTTACCTTGTTGTTCACTCTACACTCCATTGGATTACATGTGCATTACATGTGATGGTAGGGTCTAATgtgtaaaatgttctttttcctGAAGATTATTTTCCTGGTCATTGACATCACTGTCCACAACATAATGACCAAGGACATGAACTAAATTTTACAGCGTTCTATTCCAGGTTCACATTAAATGTCCCTGGTTTTATTACTTCTTACTTTAAGTGATTTCTACAGTGAGGAGCTGATGGTGATAATGGAgctgtatgtttgtgttattgtggatttttaattgATTCTGCTGTACCTTTTCCAAATTTCCAGAAGTTGTAAGGAGCTCCTCCTAGCAGCAGGAGCAGTGTCAGTAAGAAAAcagagaagatgatgatgatgatgaggttCCAGTCCCTTAAGAGAGAGGACTTCCTGAGAGATCTGCAGAAAATACATATTGTATATAAAAATGGATTAGATTCAAATCATATCCATGCTGCAGTGTTATCTGAATTATTACTGACTGTAAATAATTTAACTGAAAAAGTATAAAACAAATCTAAAGTCCACACTGCTTTGGCATTTTATAACTCTGTAAGTGTCATGGTTAGTCATtgtcctgtgtgtttttgtcccTTGTCCTGTAGCTATGTCCCACACCTGTGAGCTTTTAGGGATCATGTGACCTATAGTTCACAGGTGTTTCTTCATGTTAGcctttatatttgtttgtgtagaCTAGTATTGGCAAAATGTTAATGGATATTTAGTGAGTGTCACAAACTAGAGATTGTTTAGAGATGTGTCCGTTGGACTGCAGCACAGTTTAGGAACATCAAGATTGTGAAATAGAGAGTATTTAGTTCAGTTTTTAGACAGGATCTGACAGTTACGCTGCAGTGTGATAAAATAATGATGAAGTGGCAAAGCCCTGAGAGAAGTGTCAATTTACCTTGAACAGTGAGTCTGATGCTGATGGACTGGTTGTTGTGGATTGTACATCTGTATGTGCCCTGGTCCTGCTCCGTCAGGTTGGAGATCAGTAGTAAGACTTTTCCTGGAAGACCTTCATTAAACATGTGGACTCTACCTGTGTAGAGTGGTGTTCCGCTGGACACCTCAGTCCCACCTGAGTCTACATGCTGCCATTTCACACTCAGAGGTTTGGTGTTGGGGTGAGTGCAGGAGCAGGgcaggagaacagagtctcCTGGAGATCTGATTATTTTCTTCCTCTGAGGTTCTGGCAGTGTGCAGcctgcagagacacacagcttACTGTAACTACACTCATGAACATAACTGCTGAGTGGTTTATTGTCTTATGACACGTCTGAATAATTATTGACTGGGGTAGGGGTCAAGATAAGAATCTTAAAGAAAAACCTTTACCAAGCAAAGTCTCTTTTAAAAATCCGGTAGTGGcttaacacacagagatctcagggcacACTGCGGACTGATTTTTACAGAGACGTTGCTCAGCGCGATGACTCCAGACACGGCTGTGGAGCTAGAGCCGGTCGCTACACCATGCATTTCGTTTTATCTGggaattctgtttttaaaagctgcagtaaaaaggATACCATTTTCTGCCAGAAACCtttacacacattactccactacactaccaatagctacacatttattcaggtgttcactctccattctctcccactgtttgtctgtgtctctgtactGTTCActttgtccatgcgcttgcactttaaattctctcatcctcatTTCATAGCAGTTAACAACACAGCATCAAACGTTTCAGTTGGCGCTCCCCAATAACACATCCATGTTCTCTGCTGAGAAGAGatgctatgtctttatatttcagtccaagatcaaagAAAAAATCAacgagctgctccatagttcacctgacacgcacagcaagcacataatcaacagcaagcacagtactacGGAGCCTAGaaagtatttgcgagggaacgcaaaatatTTGCCAGGGAACACaacattttaagtgtttttttattcccccccagtccctttaggggctccgtagaaaCCTTTGTTGTGTCTCTTATATCAGACCTTTTAAAACGATCTGCAGGATTAACCTCACAACCTCTACCCTCAGTTCAGAGTCAGATTTTTACATTTCTCTTTCAGGACAAATTTATGAAATGCTGTCCCCTGTGAGAGCTTTAATCCTGCCCTCGCCATTATTGAGCAGCCAGCAAATGCCTCAAAGGCCTTCGAGGAGTAGGCTTTTGTAGTAACGCTGCCATTTCACACTCAGAGGTTTGGTGTCGGGGTCGGTGCAGGAGCAGGgcaggagaacagagtctcCTGGGTATTTACTGATCTCCTTCTCCTGAGGTTCTGACAGTGTGCAGCCTGCAGGAACATAAACCATGTTCGAACATGTTCATCTACACAGCTGCTGTTTGGCATTTCTGTAGGTCCTCAGTTTTGCACttttttcaaattaatttacaaacattttacacattgcTGCTAAAACATTGTACTTCATGCTATACATTTACAATTAGTTCAGGCTGAACTTGTcagaagagaaaacaaaaaaaaaaaaacagtgagggAGCAAAGTGTTGTGAGATAAATATAATATCTGTGTTTTCAGGGCGTTGTTGGCAGGCCCCAGAATTCATTACGACTGAGAATCAGGGATTAGACGCTAAACACTAACTGGTTTATGAACGCTAACATAGTTGTTATGGCACATCAAGTATGATTATGATTTTAAAGCAGCTCAATGATAAATATCTTTGTGCCTCTGGTAAAGAATGTCCTCGTGTGTAAAACTGTTTACAGAGACACTGTCAATGGGTGACTTCTTAACACCATTAAAAGCTAGAAATAATGTGTTAGATATCGTCTCTCACTGTGTGCACACCACAAGTGATAAACCACTCATCATCACCCAAGCAGCAGGCGATGTGTCTCTGGTGTTTGTGTCCAACAACTCACGGACAGTAACCAGTGTAGACAACATaggctttatttattcagtaaatTATCACAACACTGacattatattttatcatttgtgtcatttgtgtgaaacaagaaaatgtattttacacTGAATTATGAACAAATCTGATTAAATTATA
Coding sequences within:
- the LOC136684546 gene encoding calphotin-like → MSNQTKDAANMDCFFKETFNKAANQATPVPVKAANQAAPVPVKAANPAAPVPVKAAPATPVPVKGASASPVPMKTASATPISVKVANPATPVPVKVASADPVPVKVAPAAPVLEMAASAAPVPVKAASAAPVSEKAASASPVPAKAATYAAPVPAKAATSATPVPVSAATCAALVPVYTTTSATPVPVSAATSATPVPVSAATSTASVPELAASSSTHVPVLVASPATFVPVTVASSTSAPVTVAPATSVHAPRSAPRTSGQIPRTVPSMAPQIFASPGHSPVVLAPLSVPVLVPVSVHIPVPVSAFVSVPSQYPASVLSPVLSPFQSPVSNYVQCPVLSQFPSSVQPQSHVKSCDTTPILSSPLHLLSCPESSLLFPLLGGVGVRAP